One segment of Carassius auratus strain Wakin chromosome 2, ASM336829v1, whole genome shotgun sequence DNA contains the following:
- the LOC113118189 gene encoding plexin domain-containing protein 2-like, which yields MLSSKPVDEISQNQDLERYEEHSRLDSERFPEGVTNQSHDNLSIKRDMDHIYNTFKFYGTTDSPDKYLWRVNLNFNFPFYGHSLRKMVLTSIVSTGLTVGAYLR from the exons ATGCTCTCATCCAAACCGGTGGACGAGATCAGTCAGAACCAGGATCTGGAGCGCTATGAAGAGCACAGCAGACTGGATTCAGAGCGCTTTCCAGAAGGTGTGACAAATCAGAGTCATGACAATTTATCTATTAAG CGAGATATGGATCATATCTACAACACATTCAAATTCTATGGGACCACGGACAGTCCAGACAAATATTTGTGG AGGGTGAATCTGAACTTCAATTTCCCTTTCTACGGACATTCATTAAGGAAAATGGTTTTGACCAGTATCGTCAGTACTGGGTTGACAGTGGGTGCTTATTTGAGGTGA
- the LOC113040694 gene encoding uncharacterized protein LOC113040694, with product MASRQGDAERELAALRAAAHRTPLPDPRVQAVQLMPRMTSHDDVEMYLRMFEATAVREAWPEDEWAHLLAPLLTGEAQRAYFTMTAERSRNYGEVKKEILGRVGLSPICAAQQFHDWEYRARQPARAQAAELSRLAQHWLLTGGPSAHQVAERVVIDRLLRALPRALRQAAGMRNPTDLDGLVEAIELAEAAQHREMGERAPPFPRRVVQERRSPEGTQQPVSRPAVPGPQDEPMPTEPPRSPGRTWLAGCSVHGPAPKAPRARVRINGRPFVAVLDSGSGVSLIQPTVLPPRIGSRARLAITCVHGDTRHVPARRVTITATPGSWPVEVGILRNLPVPVLLGRDWPGFDQLLPSSTQPASPAGNRRRRSPARRPRRGPALLN from the exons atggcctcacgtcaaggagacgccgaacgtgagctcgccgccctccgcgccgccgcccaccgcacgccgctgcctgacccccgtgtccaagccgtCCAGCTGATGCCACGGATGACATCGCATGACGACGTGGAGATGTATCTTCGGATGTTTGAGGCCACCGCAGTCCGGGAggcgtggccagaggacgagtgggcccaCCTCCTCGCACCGCTGCTGACCGGGGAAGCGCAGCGggcgtatttcaccatgacggcCGAGAGAAGCCGGAACTATGGAGAGGTGAAGAAGGAGATCCTGGGCCGAGTAGGCCTTTCCCCAATCTGTGCGGCGCAGCAAttccatgactgggaatatcgagcTCGACAGCCCGCTCGCGCCCAGGCGGCCGAACTATCCCGGCTGGCCCAACATTGGCTGTTGACCGGGGGTCCCTCCGCACACCAGGTAGCTGAGCGTGTGGTGATCGACCGACTCCTCCGCGCCCTTCCCCGCGCGTTGAGGCAGGCGGCTGGCATGAGGAACCCCACTGATCTCGACGGgctcgtggaggccattgagctggcggag GCCGCCCAACACCGGGAGATGggggagcgagcgccgccttttccccgaagggtggtccaggagcgacgctcgccggagggcacccagcaacccgtgagcaggcctgcggttcccggcccccaggacgagccaatgcccaccgagccgccgCGTTCCCCAGGACGGACATGGCTAGCAGGCTGTTCAGTCCACGGTCCAGCGCCGAAGGCACCACGGGCCAGGGTGCGCATCAACGGCCGGCCGTTCGTCGCCGTCCTCGACTCGGGCAGCGGGGTAAGCCTGATACAACCGACTGTCCTTCCACCCCGAATAGGTTCCAGGGCCCGACTGGCGATAACGTGCGTGCACGGGGATACCAGGCATGTGCCGGCCCGGAGAGTGACCATCACCGCGACACCTGGTTCCTGGCCCGTCGAAGTGGGAATCTTAAGGAACCTACCGGTACCCGTTCTCCTCGGCCgggattggccggggttcgatcagctcctcccctccagcacacagcctgctagcccggccgggaaccgccgacgccggagtccagcaaggcgccctcgacgaggccccgcgct acttAATTGA